Genomic segment of Peribacillus frigoritolerans:
CGTAACCTGATAATAATCATCCCCATGCCTGACAAAGGCACCTTTATCACCCTCGGACACGACAATCCACTCAATCCCCTTAAAAATCTCATGGTTTAACGTTTGTTTCAAATCGATGTTTCCAGTTTCAGTTTCGAAGTCCAACAGCTGAGACAATTCCGCAGTATTCGGCTTGATGGCAAAAGGTTTTTTCTCATGTTTCAAGACTTGTTTTAACTCTTCCCCTGACGAATCAACAATTACGGGCTTTCCCTTATTACAACTGATTTCAACCATTTTACGATAAAAGTGGGTTGGTAACCCTTTCGGTAAACTTCCTGAAATCGTAACCAGGGAAGCGGTTGTGAGCAGGCATTCGAATTTCTCTAAAAAAGCTGTCCCTTCTTCTTTGGATAACGTCGGTCCAGATTCTAAAATCTCTGTTTGCATTCCCTCATGAAGAATGGCGATACAATTTCTTGATTCTTTTTCGATTCTCAAAAAGTCATTGGGAATATTACTATCATTTAATTCCTGAACAATGTAATCACCAATCGTTCCGCCTAACACACCTGTCGCCAAGACCTCGCCTTCCATTTGTGAAATCACTCGGGCAACATTCAAGCCTTTTCCACCAGCCGTTTTTCGTACCGTTTCCACCCGGTTGACATCATCAAACTTGAATGCATCAACCGGATAAGAAATATCGACAGATGGATTCATTGTTACGGCTAAAATCATCGTAATCACTCTTTCTGGTTGTTGTTTAGGCTTG
This window contains:
- the lacC gene encoding tagatose-6-phosphate kinase, which translates into the protein MILAVTMNPSVDISYPVDAFKFDDVNRVETVRKTAGGKGLNVARVISQMEGEVLATGVLGGTIGDYIVQELNDSNIPNDFLRIEKESRNCIAILHEGMQTEILESGPTLSKEEGTAFLEKFECLLTTASLVTISGSLPKGLPTHFYRKMVEISCNKGKPVIVDSSGEELKQVLKHEKKPFAIKPNTAELSQLLDFETETGNIDLKQTLNHEIFKGIEWIVVSEGDKGAFVRHGDDYYQVTIPKIDVVNPVGSGDATVAGLAVALNRNQTVESVLKTAMTTGMLNAMEAVTGFVNIRKFKKYYDCVKVKKID